The genomic segment GTGATGGCGGCCGTGGCCGCGGGCGAGGGCGCGTTGAGCACATGCACCATCCCCGGGGCTTCCACGATGCGGAAATCATCCACCAGGGTTCCGTCCGGTTCCAGTGCCTGGGCACGCACACCGGCGCCTCCACGCTGGACATCAGATCCGGAAATCTCTGGAATCAGGCATCGCAGAGAAGCCACAAAAGCCGGCTTGATCCATGAACGCACCATCTCACCCACTCCCATGCCGAAGTGACGCACGCCCATGCGCATAAATCCGCGGTAAAGAAAGGTTTCAGCCATATCCCGCAGCGAAATGTCCAGCTTGCGATAACCTTCCCGCCGGAAGGCCGGCACGGCATTGGGACCCGCCTCCACGCCGCCGCCGATCATGCGGGTAAAATGCACGCCCAGGAAAGGGAATTTGGGGTCCGGAACCGGGTAAATCAGGCCGTTGACCAGGGATTCCCGTTCGGGCCGCAGCACGTAATATTCGCCGCGGAAGGGAATGATCTTCAGTCCCGGATTCACCCCGCAGGCCCGGGCCACCCGGTCGGACTGCAGTCCGGCACAGTTGACCAGCATCCGGCAGCGGATGGTTCCGGACGTGGTTTCCAATACCTGGGTATCCCCATCTGTTTTCCGGGAGATGAACCGCGCTCCCATCCGGATTTCACCCTCGTTTTCGCGTATGCGTTCCGCAAAAGCGGCGGTAACCGCGTGGTAATCCACGATCCCAGTCTGTGGCACCCACAATCCCGCCAGGCCGTGCACGTGGGGCTCGTATGCCCGCAGTTCATCCGGTCCCCGCAGACGCCGCATATCCGTCAGGCCGTTGGCTTCTCCGCGTTCCGCCAGCCTTTCCAAACCCGGAATCTCGGCCTCACGGGTCGCCACCACCAGCTTGCCGCAGCGTTGATGGGGGATGCTGTTTTCCGCGCAGAAGCGGTAAAGCGCTTCCCGCCCTTGCGTACAGTTCCGCGCTTTCAGCGACCCGGGACGATAATACAATCCGGAATGAATCACGCCGCTGTTGTTCCCGGTCTGGTGGGCCGCCAGGCGATCTTCTTTCTCCAGTACCACAACCCCGCCCCGGACT from the Candidatus Aminicenantes bacterium genome contains:
- the lhgO gene encoding L-2-hydroxyglutarate oxidase yields the protein MAEQTYGAVVIGGGIVGTATAMALSGKVRGGVVVLEKEDRLAAHQTGNNSGVIHSGLYYRPGSLKARNCTQGREALYRFCAENSIPHQRCGKLVVATREAEIPGLERLAERGEANGLTDMRRLRGPDELRAYEPHVHGLAGLWVPQTGIVDYHAVTAAFAERIRENEGEIRMGARFISRKTDGDTQVLETTSGTIRCRMLVNCAGLQSDRVARACGVNPGLKIIPFRGEYYVLRPERESLVNGLIYPVPDPKFPFLGVHFTRMIGGGVEAGPNAVPAFRREGYRKLDISLRDMAETFLYRGFMRMGVRHFGMGVGEMVRSWIKPAFVASLRCLIPEISGSDVQRGGAGVRAQALEPDGTLVDDFRIVEAPGMVHVLNAPSPAATAAITIGETIAARVMEQIKLKS